In one window of Mobula hypostoma chromosome 1, sMobHyp1.1, whole genome shotgun sequence DNA:
- the tmem251 gene encoding lysosomal enzyme trafficking factor isoform X1, translating to MLLGLLRSPATLIESRLWRMMNFRQRMGWLGVGFYLLASAAAFYYVFEINETYNQLALEHIHRKSEKLESETSWTQTVTARLFSLPFWLWAILFLIPYLQIFLFLYSCTRANPKTVGYCIFPIYLAVICNRHQAFVKASNQINRLKIIDT from the exons atgctgcttggcctgctgcgttcaccagcaactttgat AGAAAGTAGATTATGGAGAATGATGAACTTTCGTCAGAGAATGGGATGGCTTGGTGTAGGATTCTATCTGCTCGCAAGTGCTGCAGCTTTTTATTATGTGTTTGAAATAAATGAGACTTATAACCAACTGGCTTTGGAACATATTCATCGCAAGTCAGAGAAGCTGGAGAGTGAAACATCTTGGACCCAGACAGTGACTGCACGCTTATTTTCACTCCCGTTCTGGTTGTGGGCCATTCTCTTTCTAATTCCGTACCTACAAATCTTTTTATTCCTGTATTCGTGTACAAGAGCTAATCCCAAGACAGTGGGCTACTGTATATTTCCAATATATTTAGCAGTCATATGCAACCGCCATCAAGCTTTCGTCAAAGCCTCTAACCAAATCAACAGATTGAAAATAATCGATACGTGA
- the tmem251 gene encoding lysosomal enzyme trafficking factor isoform X2, with protein sequence MMNFRQRMGWLGVGFYLLASAAAFYYVFEINETYNQLALEHIHRKSEKLESETSWTQTVTARLFSLPFWLWAILFLIPYLQIFLFLYSCTRANPKTVGYCIFPIYLAVICNRHQAFVKASNQINRLKIIDT encoded by the coding sequence ATGATGAACTTTCGTCAGAGAATGGGATGGCTTGGTGTAGGATTCTATCTGCTCGCAAGTGCTGCAGCTTTTTATTATGTGTTTGAAATAAATGAGACTTATAACCAACTGGCTTTGGAACATATTCATCGCAAGTCAGAGAAGCTGGAGAGTGAAACATCTTGGACCCAGACAGTGACTGCACGCTTATTTTCACTCCCGTTCTGGTTGTGGGCCATTCTCTTTCTAATTCCGTACCTACAAATCTTTTTATTCCTGTATTCGTGTACAAGAGCTAATCCCAAGACAGTGGGCTACTGTATATTTCCAATATATTTAGCAGTCATATGCAACCGCCATCAAGCTTTCGTCAAAGCCTCTAACCAAATCAACAGATTGAAAATAATCGATACGTGA